The Juglans microcarpa x Juglans regia isolate MS1-56 chromosome 2S, Jm3101_v1.0, whole genome shotgun sequence genome has a window encoding:
- the LOC121253231 gene encoding uncharacterized protein LOC121253231 → MAASSRRSSTGPGARYLSPSGGLSGSHSRSHYSSSSYFASSSSSSFSSRSTTFFTRSTSPTRVNLCGTSPPVPSVRFSLDRSISPNRSISVSQRGNGGGSNQIVKRQGQKRTCMCSPTTHPGSFRCSLHKGYGSQSVATYSPNRLNARRSAMTNSLVRIGGVEGDLMKRALSALIRPSSHQQRRRADYRPRPSRLSVMSKAVE, encoded by the coding sequence ATGGCGGCATCTTCTAGAAGATCATCAACAGGACCAGGTGCTCGATACCTCTCGCCTTCCGGAGGACTCTCTGGTTCTCACTCTCGGTCACACTATTCTTCTTCCTCGTACTTCGCCTCTTCCTCCAGCTCGAGTTTCTCCTCCAGATCCACCACCTTCTTCACCCGCTCCACTTCCCCGACACGCGTCAACTTGTGCGGTACCTCCCCACCTGTCCCGTCCGTACGGTTCTCCTTGGACCGCTCTATCTCCCCTAACCGGTCCATATCCGTCTCGCAGCGCGGTAACGGTGGCGGCAGCAACCAGATCGTGAAGCGGCAGGGTCAGAAGCGAACCTGTATGTGCTCGCCGACAACGCACCCGGGTTCGTTCAGGTGCAGCTTACACAAGGGATACGGCTCGCAGTCGGTGGCGACGTACTCGCCGAACAGGCTGAACGCGCGGCGATCGGCGATGACGAATTCACTAGTGAGGATCGGCGGAGTTGAAGGTGATCTGATGAAGCGAGCCTTGTCGGCATTGATTCGTCCCTCTTCGCACCAGCAGCGTAGGCGCGCCGACTACCGGCCAAGGCCAAGCCGGCTCTCCGTCATGTCAAAAGCCGTGGAGTGA